Genomic segment of Caproiciproducens sp. NJN-50:
TTTTTTTGATGCGCCCCCTGTGATATAATGAAAAAAATGACAGAATAAACAAGGAGGTTTGATTTTATGATATTTGGAACCGAAATTCTAAAATACCGGGAAGCAATTCTGAAAGATTTAGCCGACCTGGTCGCGGTTCCCTCCGTGCGGGGAGCGGCGCGGGAAGGCATGCCTTTTGGGCCGGAACCGGCCAGGGCGCTGTGCCTGATCCTTGACAAAGCGGAGAAAATGGGGTTCGCCGTGAGAAATGTGGAAAATTACGCGGGCCATGCGGAGTTTGGCTCCGGTGACGATCTGGCGGCCGTGGCCGCCCACGTTGACGTCGTTCCGGCCGGGGAGGGCTGGGACACGGACCCGTTCACGCTGACGCGGAAAGGAAATCTTTATTTCGGGCGTGGAGCGGCGGACGACAAGGGAGCGGCCGTGGTCGCCCTTTACTGCCTGAAGGCGATAAAAGACGCGGGGATCAGGGGAAACCGGCGTCTGCGCGTGATTTTCGGCGCGGGGGAGGAGACCGGCATGGAGGACCTGGACTATTACTTCCGGAAGGAAGAGATGCCGTCCATGGGTTTCACCCCGGACTCAGACTACGGAATCTGCAACCGGGAAAAGGGTATCCTCCGTCTGGATCTTCTTTCAGGTGAAAAAAATGAAAGCGTCGTTAAGGAATTTCAGGCCGGGGCCGTTTATAATGCCGTGCCGGACCATGCGGAAGCCGTTCTGAGCTGTTCCGCGAAGACCGCGGACGCGCTGCGAAAGGCGGCCCGGACGGCGGAGGGCGGCTTTGCCTTTGAACCGGTTCCGGAAGGAATCCGGGTGACCTCGAAAGGAAAAGCCTCTCACGCGATGCAGCCGCAGGAAGGATTCAATGCGGCCGCCGCTCTGATCCGCCTGCTTTCCGCAGTGTTTTCCCGCGAGGAACTCGGCGGCTTCTTTTCCTTCCTTGACCAAAGCGTCGGCTTCCGCTACGACGGATCGGGGATCGGTGTCCGGCAGAGCGACGAGGAATCCGGTCCGCTCACGCTGAATCTCGGGATCCTCCGCGTGAAAGACGGGAGCGTCAGGGCGGGAATCGACATCCGTTACCCTGTTACCTCCGACGGGGATAAAATCTTCGGTGAAATCAGGCGCCGCGCGGAAGAAGCCGGTTTTTCCGCAGAGCTTCTCGAGGACTCCAAGCCGCTTTATCTTCCGGGGGACAGCCGCCTGATTTCAATCCTTCGGGACTCTTATTCCGAGATAATGGGCAAACCCGCGGAACTGTACGCCACGGGCGGGGGGACTTACGCGCGGGCCATGAAGGGAAATGCGGTCGCGTTCGGACCGTTTTTCCCGGATGAGCCCGACCGCAGGCTGCACAATACCAATGAAAGCATCGACATCGAACGGTTTATGGTTCACGCACAGATCTGCCTGGAAGCAATGTACCGCATTTTTACGGCCTGACGGAGGAAATAAATGCCGAATTACAACCACATCACATTTGAGGACATTCTGAAAAACGAGGAGATCAAGGCCTATATCGAAACAGGGAACCGCAATCTCGGCGAGATCGGATTTACCGAACACGGCTTTCCTCACGCGAAACGCTCGGCAAATTATGCAGGGAACATCCTGCAGCAGCTTGGATTTGACGACCGCACCTGCGAACTGGCGCGAATCGCCGGATATATGCACGATATCGGAAACGTGGTAAACCGCTACAATCATGCGCACAGCGGCGCGCTGATGGCATTCAATATTCTGAACCGGCTGAACATGCCTC
This window contains:
- a CDS encoding Sapep family Mn(2+)-dependent dipeptidase, translated to MIFGTEILKYREAILKDLADLVAVPSVRGAAREGMPFGPEPARALCLILDKAEKMGFAVRNVENYAGHAEFGSGDDLAAVAAHVDVVPAGEGWDTDPFTLTRKGNLYFGRGAADDKGAAVVALYCLKAIKDAGIRGNRRLRVIFGAGEETGMEDLDYYFRKEEMPSMGFTPDSDYGICNREKGILRLDLLSGEKNESVVKEFQAGAVYNAVPDHAEAVLSCSAKTADALRKAARTAEGGFAFEPVPEGIRVTSKGKASHAMQPQEGFNAAAALIRLLSAVFSREELGGFFSFLDQSVGFRYDGSGIGVRQSDEESGPLTLNLGILRVKDGSVRAGIDIRYPVTSDGDKIFGEIRRRAEEAGFSAELLEDSKPLYLPGDSRLISILRDSYSEIMGKPAELYATGGGTYARAMKGNAVAFGPFFPDEPDRRLHNTNESIDIERFMVHAQICLEAMYRIFTA